The Toxorhynchites rutilus septentrionalis strain SRP chromosome 1, ASM2978413v1, whole genome shotgun sequence genome contains the following window.
TCACGGAAAATTCGATCCTGATTTCTAACGCAAAAAACCAAATCCTACAAACGACATGTGGACCAGATAATAGAACCCTGAATGGAAACTTcctcatttcatttggaaacTGCACGATATTGTTTAACAATCAACGTTTCAAGAATGCCGAGATAATAAGCGAAGCAAACGTCATCCAAAGAGCGTTTCACAATCTCAAAATCAACTGGAAACACCATAAAAACTACGAAttagaaaaaatcaacaatgaaaCTATCAGCAACAGAAATAAACTGGAGCATGTTTACCTCAAGCAAGTTCACATTAATTTTAAACTCTGGAGTCTTTTCGGCGGATTTTCTCTCATGCAAATTACATGCCTCATTGTGATCAGTTTCATTCTTTACAACAAGTTGTCGCCCACAAGAACTTATTCAGAAGCATCAGATATCGAAACGGGACGTTCCTCACTCGAAGGGGGAGTAGTTAACTACGAGACCAACCTTAACCCCCGAAGTGTCAACCCTGGGATGAACACGACTCCAAATTTACCTGAAGATAAGCAGTGCCCGCTCGAACAACTCAGAGCCCTACAAcagatacaacaacaacaagcagtTGCTCTCGAACTTTTAGAAAATAAGGAAACGATCCTAAATAAACAATGACAATGTTTGCCACACCGTAGTTAGACAGTAAAGATAAGCAACGAACAATAAGGACCGAAATAGCAATAAACGATTTAGATCATTAGCAGTATCTCACATTCAgggaaaacacaacacaatgccGATAATAGCAGCAATAAAAAAGATCGAAGGATCGATAGCGAAATATAGAACAAACAGGTAGAAATAGGAAGTTAGGAGTAAAATGtaatgatgaataaaaatcagttGGTATTTTAGCTTCAAGAGAACAACAtctcttttatttcaaatatatcacCTCCCGAACGTAAGATatgtaacttatatatatatatatatatatatatatatatatatatatatatatatatatatatatatatatatatatatatatatatatatatatatatatatatatatatatatatatatatatatatatatatatatatatatatatatatatatatatatatattagagcaattacgaattgtacagtgtACCTAAGCTCAagctgtgtatttttaggcgttattggaatttgttaaaaaaaggatataataacttaagtgccacggttttatagcgattgtatggaaatttttaaacgtattagggccatcgtttcttGTCGTTatggaaggtatttttgttcgaaagggaatgcttataagcttatatgcttatattagatacctttattatcatatgttatactgtcagtcaccgttAACAGCCTGAACGAAAACtaggtgtcagtcaccggtgactgacgtggcagtcaacgtgttaatagtCGTTTAATTCAGCACCCTCATTGATTCTCTGTCTGTCAGACCGTATgcacgagtataggagggttaactcaagagaaagacaatgaaaagaatgcttaccaagtgttttgattcggtttgttcatgctacccaccacttcccgtctatggcgctgcacaCAGTTGGAGTTGTCAAGCTGTAGTTATGTAcaaccgagatggaaaatggaaggtgggaagattttttaaatctgtgacgtcacagattttgttgatgtatgttacttttcttataatagtccactacataagaaaagtgttgttattaaaagtagaaataagcaaatgaaatgaacgaactagttttaGCGTTgaaaatcataagggcccgacattttaacagaaactgaaatttctgtGTATTTaaagtgttctaaacttaatttcaattcaattttacttctcgttacgtcgaccaaaaacgtaaacgaacaaagtcagagtcacaatcttttgttcttttgacggataaacatttgacagtgcatgggaaaaaggttgcaagttttttcatgtgaaatcaacttgaaaaataaatttatttgactccgtatgacttagattgagacgaaaagttttccgcttgagCCTTAtttttagacgactgaagttttcagcactctaagagcccccgcagactgcagactgatttgtcgatcgatagttcggtcggcttcatAATCTGTACGGAGAgttatgcatgtgcgcacattacattgattcagttgggtcggtttttgcatcaGTAGGCCGATCCGAacaaactgtcggctgaaaaaagtctctagtgtgcgggggctctaattgtgaaaaaagtacagtagaaccctcgCGGATCGCccgaggttccactgtaattccaattgctgacaaaagtcaaactttCATGatgttgctctagaatccaaacatagtagacatttgaatactatttctgaaatcaaagaaaaaattaaacattttagttttcgatatgttctgtttttttcctAATGCaattagcttctgtatatcctctttcaacgttattcgttgacacattcatttttgtaccatttgagtaactgactggtatgcctggtatgtgaacttcctatcttccaggctactaacacaatcaaagttcaacacaaccaaaacccgtgaatcttcccaccttctattcttcatctcgatgTACAACGGTGAAACAGGCCGGaacagatacagcgattgtaccgagttgcttgtatggttctagcgctgtgcATGGTGCTagaacagttgtatgtctgtcataagtataaaacAAGATATCGCTTAAGAAATCATTCAAATGAGCATCCCAGTATCACGTATAATCACTATTTTAGTTTTGTTGAATTCAAATTAATTAATGATTTCCCATTTGAATTGTTTGTGATTTCGCGTTTATTACAATTCTGGGTTCAGTAATGTTTTCAATTATCGTTTCTATGAAACGTCGCGCAACATGCTTCAATAGTCTTCGTTCGACACTGTTCTTTATTTTATCAGCGGTTCATATTCCCGCAAATGACACTACTTAATCGGAAGCATTAGCTTTTTCGCGTATAGATGTCGTTGTttcaaaataattgaaatatatCAGCTGCCATAAACTGGTTCCCATAATATACATATACAAAAAATTACCTTGGAATGCGAAACCAACTGCAATATACATGGTGTTACTTTAGCCCAGAATTCAAATAAGATTGCCATCGTGACGTTATGAGATTCTGTAGATGGCGTTGTTGCACAGGCAATTTGTTCCAGGTAAAGAGTCCATAGTTGACACAATGTGAAGGCATGAAACAGTGAGGACATGTGTAACACAGATGTTTTAGATTGTTCAGCAAATCCAGCAAATATGACTTGAATGTGATCTGCAATGTGACAGCTGGATTCTTGTGGTACAGGTTGGGTAACAGTATTGACAGGATGTTGAAGGTAATAATGAACTGTCGATCCATGGTGTCCGATGTTTCCGCCACGTTTATTCATTAGTGCAGTATGGGTCAGAGACCCCAGTAAAAGCCAAGACAAAAGTCGCATGTGACCGACGCATTCTGTAAATTCTTTTGGCctgaaaaagaaaaatgaaagcATTAATATGGATAGGTTATATATTATATAGGTTATATTCAATTTGAAAtttgggctcccactaattgacttATCGGATCCaatctatcattttatcgctcacgtgttacaaacagaatgtcaaacataatactccTTTTTTCATGCTGTAAACACACATCTTCGTCAATTTCTGGTTCAGAActtttagaaatatgaaaaatacaaaattatgttGCTGCTAGACACGAAAAACTTCGAAAAACTTTGCAGCCAGAACGAACCAAGTACATGCTagctattaacataatatcattacacaacaaattagtattttgtaacggctctaatttcatgaattatatgaattatatatatatatatatatatatatatatatatatatatatatatatatatatatatatatatatatatatatatatatatatatatatatatatatatatatatatatatatatatatatattgactcagttttgctgtttttgacaaaataatatcttaattaatgaaaataattggcAGCCCTTAGGTTGTCTTCCAGGAgctgtccgaaacagaaaaatctgttaaaaattcggatctgccttcttggagaaaacgatcactatcgtccgatgccatattgtgggattatggttcgctttggttgaacgcaatttcgttttttttacagtctgctacacagaattttttttggaaCTGTTGTAAATTATCCGAATGACATGGTCATTTTACAgtcgataaattttttttctgcatccaaTCGTGTATGtaaatcaattttgaaaaaatggcgcttggttcgttttggcagaccCTCGACCATATTGGGGAAATATTTCTAGTCGTATGTATTTTTTCTACCAATGTAATTATATTCTTATTATCAGAAGACACTTTAAAGTTAAGATGCTGAAAAGACggtgaatttatttttcgttaacacattcaggtttttttactaagcaaacgttcatgggtccaatcgcagaactgttcattgtttgatattctaatctaccctttaaaattaccttttactataaaattcctagtacttctaccaaaactcgtcattataataacagattattttcagacacaattctctttcaagatttttcaaccacttgcaaatatttctccgttacatggcatAAATGTATGacatagaaaatatgatagaataaagacagccctgaatcggacaattcctttctcgagttttgctcttatcaacacattcggcgattcattttcatttatataaatagaagtaaatataggagtgcgttttatcacattaaagaacatattgtagaacatatgcgaactgaattttccgaattttcccatttccttcagagttttccgaaaattttcaattgccatgttCGGTTGGAAtacgtttggttgaaatatgtgtataatcatataaaaaaaatttcgtacccaaaaaccctcacatccgaaatttggctccatttgcttaattagttctcgagttattcagaaatttgtgtttcattcgtattgcatccctcccttagagaggtgggaagTGTGTTGAAACACTTAAGAAACGtttctcctaaaacctccatatgctaaatttggctccatttgcttgtttagttttcgaattatgcggacatttgtgtttcatttgtatggcagttcaaGGAGCTCtaactatcataaaaaccttcTAAAAtcacctacataccaattttcatgtcgatcggatttccgagttcataagaatcagaaagacagacagaaatccatttttgtatatatagatTGTAGTGAGCTCGGAAATGTCTGCAACATGTTTTGAATATGTTCCGCTTTACTTTCGTTAATCGCATTCTTATGTTTTGCTGTAGTTGAGGTCAACTgacaaattggaaaaaaaaactagtttttgcGCATAGATGTCGTTGTTTAAATGCAATTGAAATATATCAGTTGCCATATAAGAAGTTACTTTCCTGGCTATATGCCAAGGAAATTTTACTTTGAATGCGAAACCAAATGTAATGGTAACGGCAACGGCGTTATTTTGGCCCATGAAATTCTGTAGATAGCGTTGTGTAGAGTTCAGAGAAATGAGCAATATTCAGAGAGCGAGAGAATTAGGGACGAGAGAGTCATTCACGCTTCAGGCGAAGATGTGCCGAacaagtttagtttagtttgaaCTAGAGGCGCGCAAACCAGCTCATCATGAACAGCTCAGATCAACTCAGCTCATCTAAAAgtgctgttctttatgaacagctcttcagctcagttgccACTgtcgtctggtggcgactttcaatttgtatcccaaactcgatagtgtaatctctatcagaccaaaagacacgaagccagttttaaaatttgaatgaaatttttcacaccacgTTATTAAATTACTTGAACCACGTATTCTTGACCCTTATTTAACCATTTTTCTATACGTTTCCGACATTTTTGCtgagacttttcattataatatagagttgttttcataaacaattttcttatgtGATTTTTTCACCTACAAACGcctacaaacaaagtgtttttcatttaaatagaatactaatttgatgcaCAGAAGTTAATGTTCATACATAATTTTAAGTTTGAAAACGTGTACATTCTGCTTGAAAGTCAATTTTTAtctttggcgccccctaaactggtaaacacagctgaattgacgaatttacgttggatttacaaccagatggcgcagcaagtaaaatgaggatgttttgtttttttggtatgaaattcgttcaaattttctagaaaaatcagaatttatcttcaaatttctcggtttcatgtattctttttaCGCTGAAAAAATTAGTtagaaaatcataattttataatgtgctatgtatattacgaggaatggcttgttataagtattgtaactttaattttttcaactaagtaaacgatgaataaggtgttttgcgctaaaaatactgcaaatccttttcgtatcggcccctacataatcaatgatatcagtcaATTTgctatgatatcgatttcatcgcaattaaccatagtatcaataaccggtatgcatcatcaaacttaaaactttcgaagattatctatgactttggtcaaatcgcgtgttgaaaccatcgtaaatatacaaaactccaactttcttaccttatactgacgacattcaatggctgaaatgaatctaaattgcaataaaatgaataatcaccaccgaagcCAAataatcttgcttttcagtgcgtaaaataaacaaacaccctcacttttgtggttctgagctctaatgtagatgtcgcatgagttgattcagctttgcgtaaattcgtcaataccgtcaacgcgaatatagcAGTTGAAAAGACGGGGAACATctgtaagggtgctcatacactgtttgaccgaagccaaatatttgaccctttttgacagataaaatttggtgaacgtgtactgatcaaatattttctacacaaaacacgacaagcaaatattcaattattggatgcctaaaatattttttcagtctgttcttcgaacctgtcggtacatggttaggttaccttgaatatttcagttgattttttccatgtttggtgtttgatattgtttactactgttgaaaattgaagagtggcaaacaaaatagtgtttgtacaaatatcaaatcaaaccttatctgtcaaaaaatatcaaatatttgacctccgggcaaacagtgtacggccaccttaactgaactgatgtcataacacgaatagtgatccccgataatcgttcgattaatcgattaatcgaataccttctacagaaatcgattattaatcgaacgaatactgcacaaccaataatcgaagcgaacgaataatgtgcgattcacatagaacgttacggagaagaacgtctacgttccgtcaacgtctacaccaattcacacatgcagtcaatacttccaccaacccgtcatgcaaatgtcaaacgaatgatttatttaatgttattcatggtgtcgccatctacaacaattttaaattgcaatgccctctttcgaatcagcatgcctagaatcagtcct
Protein-coding sequences here:
- the LOC129763035 gene encoding uncharacterized protein LOC129763035, whose protein sequence is MNELINQNNEQLKINFQISERVSQITNTINKIEENSFTNKLILDEIETITTILNIDNINHLLDSIQDAVTLSKSSLVSNKILSLREINAIRTLLQDQGVAVNFPDEALQFVIPKLALRDDIPLYILNVPQLENTTSDIIRIYPLVNNNRILHQNPTYIIKRNNNLYTTTKPEDFVQKSSFLNELRDECVASLIHGRQATCSYVMQNKTTQKLITENSILISNAKNQILQTTCGPDNRTLNGNFLISFGNCTILFNNQRFKNAEIISEANVIQRAFHNLKINWKHHKNYELEKINNETISNRNKLEHVYLKQVHINFKLWSLFGGFSLMQITCLIVISFILYNKLSPTRTYSEASDIETGRSSLEGGVVNYETNLNPRSVNPGMNTTPNLPEDKQCPLEQLRALQQIQQQQAVALELLENKETILNKQ